In Actinoplanes octamycinicus, the genomic window GCCGGACATGGCCGACACACCGCCGCCCCCGCGCACCCGGGTGGTGCTGGGCGACGCGACGGCCGCCCGCCGTCCCGCCGACCCGGCGCGCACCGACCTCGCCGAGCAGACCCCGGTCGGCGAGGCGTTGGTGAAAGGCCTGGTCCGCGCGCAGCTCGCGCTGGCGCTGCGGTTGGCGCTGGTGGTGGTGGCCGGGCTCGGCGCGCTCCCGCTGCTGTTCGCGGTGGCGCCCGCGGTGGGCGGGCTCAAGGTGTTCGGCATGCACCTGCCGTGGGTGCTGCTCGGGGTGCTCTCCTTCCCGTTCCTGGTGCTGGTCGGCGCCGCCTACGTGCACTGGGCCGAGCGCAACGAGCAGGACTTCGCCGCCGTGATCCGCCGCCCGGAACGATGAACCCCTACCTCGTACCGGGGCTGGTGATCGTCGTCCTGGTGACCGTGGCGATCGGCGCGTACGGCCTCCGCTTCGCCCGCACCACCTCGGATTTCCTGGTCGCCTCGCGCAGCGTCAGCCCGTCCTGGAACGCCGCCGCGATCAGCGGCGAGTATCTGTCCGCCGCCTCGTTCCTGGGCGTGGCCGGCCTGATCCTGCGGTACGGCGTCGAGGTCCTCTGGTACCCGGTCGGTTTCGCCGCCGGCTACCTCGCCCTGCTGCTGTTCGTCGCCGCCCCGCTGCGCCGCTCCGGCGCGTTCACCCTGCCCGACTTCTGCGAGGTCCGGCTGGGCTCGGCCGGTCTGCGCCGGCTGGCCACCGCGTTCGTGCTGTTCATCGGCTGCCTCTATCTGCTGCCCCAGTTGCAGGGCGCGGGCCTGACCTTCGCCACGGTGACCGGCGGCTCGTACGCCTGGGGTGCCCTTCTGATCGGCGTGGTGGTCACCGGCAACGTGGCCTTCGGCGGGATGCGTGCGATCACCTTCGTGCAGGCGTTCCAGTACTGGCTGAAGCTGACCGCGCTGGCCGTGCCGATCCTGTTCCTGATCTTCCAGTGGCAGTCCGACGGCCGGCCCGCGGTGACCCCACCGGCCGGTGCGGTGTTCCCGGCCGCGACCAGCGTGGTGATCCAGCAGGACGCGGTGCTGGACGGGATCGGGCCGGTGGCCGCCGGCGCGACGCTGCAGTTCCAGGCCGGTGATCCGGTGCCGCGGGTGAGCACGGTCGACGCCCGGTTCGGCGACGACTGGCTGCGGCCGGGTGGCGAGTCCGGGCTGTTCGGCACGTACTCACTGATCCTGGCGACGTTCCTGGGCACGATGGGGCTGCCGCACGTGCTGGTCCGGTTCTACACGAACCCGGACGGGGCCTCGGCCCGGCGGACCACCCTGGTGGTGCTGGCCATGGTCGGGTTGTTCTACCTGTTGCCGACGCTCTACGGCGTGCTGGGCCGGATCTACACGCCGCAGCTGCTGATGACCGGGCGCACCGACGCGGTGGTGCTGCTGCTGCCGGAGGCCGCGCTGGGCGGCGGGCATCAGGGCCGGCTGCTCGGGGCGCTGGTCACCGCGGGCGCCCTGGCCGCCTTCCTGTCCACCTCGTCCGGGCTGCTGACCAGCGTCGCCGGGGTGATCTTCACGGACGTGCTGCGGCCCGGCCGGTCCGGGTCGGTGCGCGATTTCCGGGTGGCCACGCTGCTGGCCGCGGTGGTGCCGATCAGCATGTCGCTGTTCGTGTCCGACATGGACGTGTCCCGGGTGGTCGGCCTGGCGTTCGCGGTGGCCGCGTCGAGTTTCTGCCCGCTGCTGGTGCTGGGCATCTGGTGGCGGCGACTGACCGACGCCGGGGCGATCGCCGGGATCCTGATCGGCGGGGGCGCCGCGGTGGTGGCGGTCTTCGTCACGGTGTTCGGCGCGGAGCTGCCGAGCGGGCTGGCCGAGTTCGTCGGTCAGCCGGCCGCCTGGACGGTGCCGCTCGCCTTCCTGGTGATGGTCGTCGTGTCGCTGCTGACCAGCCGCCGCGTGCCGCCGGAGGTGGGCGCGACGATGCTGCGGCTGCACGCTCCGGAGTCGCTCAGGAATTAAGGATCTTTAAGGTACGACCCTCGGCCGCGCCGAATTCCCGCCTCGTACTGATGGGCATGAGGAGACCACGCAGGAACGCACAGCAGGGACTTACCGGGCGCAACCGCAAGATTGCCATCGGCGTCGCGATCGCCGCCCTGGCCGGTGGCGCGCTGGCCGTCGGCACCGGGATGAGCAACGCCGCCACCAACTGCGGCGGCCTGGACCAGTCGCTGCGCGAGAACCTCGCCTTCATGGCCGACCAGCGGGCGCATCCCACCGCGCAGACCGACGCCGTGCTGGCGAACCGGCAGGCCGTGGTCGACCTGATCAAC contains:
- a CDS encoding sodium/solute symporter encodes the protein MNPYLVPGLVIVVLVTVAIGAYGLRFARTTSDFLVASRSVSPSWNAAAISGEYLSAASFLGVAGLILRYGVEVLWYPVGFAAGYLALLLFVAAPLRRSGAFTLPDFCEVRLGSAGLRRLATAFVLFIGCLYLLPQLQGAGLTFATVTGGSYAWGALLIGVVVTGNVAFGGMRAITFVQAFQYWLKLTALAVPILFLIFQWQSDGRPAVTPPAGAVFPAATSVVIQQDAVLDGIGPVAAGATLQFQAGDPVPRVSTVDARFGDDWLRPGGESGLFGTYSLILATFLGTMGLPHVLVRFYTNPDGASARRTTLVVLAMVGLFYLLPTLYGVLGRIYTPQLLMTGRTDAVVLLLPEAALGGGHQGRLLGALVTAGALAAFLSTSSGLLTSVAGVIFTDVLRPGRSGSVRDFRVATLLAAVVPISMSLFVSDMDVSRVVGLAFAVAASSFCPLLVLGIWWRRLTDAGAIAGILIGGGAAVVAVFVTVFGAELPSGLAEFVGQPAAWTVPLAFLVMVVVSLLTSRRVPPEVGATMLRLHAPESLRN